From the genome of Deinococcus malanensis:
GTCCAGGAACAGGGCATGAATTCGCGCATCGAGGGTCAATTCCGGGTGAAAGGCACTTGCCAACACGCGACCCTGACGGACCATCACCACCTGTCCGGCATGCTCAGCCAGGGGCTGCACGTCAGGGCCCAGGTCGGTCAGCACCGGCGCCCGGATAAACAGGGCCTCGAACGGGGCCTCCAGCCCGTCCACAGCCAGAGGAACGCAAAACGAGTCCACCTGGCGCCCGAAAGCGTTGCGGCGCACGTTGACATCCAGCAGGCCCAGACTGTCCTGATGGCCACCGAACTGGGGTGGCGCGCCCTCGACCTCCCGCGCCAGCAGAATGGCCCCGGCACAGGTGCCCCAGAGGGCTCTGCCCCCGGCATGAAATTCACGCAAGGGGCCCCACAGTCCGAAGTCGCCGAGCAGCCGCGCCATGCTGGTGCTTTCACCGCCCGGCATGACCAGAGCGTCAAGGCCTTCAAGATCCGCCGGTAGCCGGACCTCTCGGACCTGGGCACCCAGACCTTCTAGGCGCTGCCGGTGCTCGCGAAAGGCGCCCTGGACGGCCAGGACGCCTATTTTAAGGGGTTTACCAGCCACGGCTGGCGAGGCGCTCGGCGGGGATCAGGTCATCGATGTTGATGCCGGTCATGGGGGCACCAAGGTCCTCACTGATCTCGGCCAGCACGTCCGGGTTGTTGTGATGCGTCACGGCCTTCACGATGGCGTGGGCGCGGCGCTCGGGGTTGTCGCTCTTGAAGATGCCGCTA
Proteins encoded in this window:
- the pdxT gene encoding pyridoxal 5'-phosphate synthase glutaminase subunit PdxT, which encodes MAGKPLKIGVLAVQGAFREHRQRLEGLGAQVREVRLPADLEGLDALVMPGGESTSMARLLGDFGLWGPLREFHAGGRALWGTCAGAILLAREVEGAPPQFGGHQDSLGLLDVNVRRNAFGRQVDSFCVPLAVDGLEAPFEALFIRAPVLTDLGPDVQPLAEHAGQVVMVRQGRVLASAFHPELTLDARIHALFLDLVRETLQQPASTT